A single region of the Solwaraspora sp. WMMD791 genome encodes:
- a CDS encoding DUF6153 family protein — protein MSTTVRWHVRRVRQRGPVSTLAWLRPLAVLAVLTGLVFMHQLVGGSTTSGHDHADHPSAPNGYAAAADEHVGPEPNAGRVSHCPLEDDGCPAPAPGHPDHTCQLTAPGPPAVVTPPPRAAAPGEPTPAVPLASPWTAAHDAARGTGCGPPTLAELSIWRI, from the coding sequence ATGTCCACCACCGTCCGCTGGCATGTCCGACGGGTCCGCCAGCGCGGGCCGGTGTCGACGCTGGCATGGCTCCGACCGCTGGCCGTGCTCGCCGTACTCACCGGACTGGTCTTCATGCACCAGCTCGTCGGCGGCTCGACGACGAGTGGGCACGACCATGCCGACCACCCGTCAGCGCCGAATGGGTACGCGGCAGCGGCGGACGAACACGTCGGCCCCGAGCCGAACGCCGGTCGGGTCAGCCATTGTCCGCTGGAGGACGACGGCTGCCCCGCTCCGGCACCTGGGCATCCGGACCACACCTGCCAGCTCACCGCGCCCGGCCCACCGGCGGTCGTGACGCCCCCGCCACGCGCTGCGGCCCCCGGCGAGCCGACGCCAGCCGTACCGCTGGCCTCGCCGTGGACCGCCGCGCACGACGCGGCCCGCGGTACCGGTTGTGGGCCGCCCACCCTGGCTGAACTGTCCATCTGGCGAATTTAG
- a CDS encoding DinB family protein, translated as MPTYPPTFAEQVVTQPLRVQFEAFLDEHRAALNSCLDGLTEEQARRSLVPSRTTLLGLVKHVTFVEKVWFDEAVTCRPRTELGLPATADESFILGDEDTIASVQRAHLEACEASRRATSSLELDDILHGNRRGPLPLRWVYLHVLRELAQHCGHADILREQLLRA; from the coding sequence ATGCCTACCTATCCACCGACCTTCGCCGAGCAGGTCGTCACCCAGCCGCTTCGCGTGCAGTTCGAGGCGTTCCTCGACGAGCACCGCGCCGCGCTCAACAGCTGTCTGGACGGGTTGACCGAGGAACAGGCCCGTCGATCGTTGGTGCCCTCCCGGACCACCCTGCTGGGGCTGGTCAAGCACGTGACCTTCGTCGAGAAGGTCTGGTTCGACGAGGCCGTGACGTGCCGGCCGCGTACGGAGCTCGGGCTGCCCGCGACGGCGGACGAGTCGTTCATTCTCGGCGACGAGGACACGATCGCCAGTGTCCAACGCGCACACCTCGAAGCCTGCGAAGCGTCCCGCCGGGCGACGTCGTCCCTGGAGCTGGACGACATCCTGCACGGCAACCGGCGGGGCCCGCTTCCGCTGCGCTGGGTGTACCTGCACGTGCTGCGCGAGCTCGCCCAGCACTGCGGGCATGCGGACATCCTGCGGGAGCAGCTCCTTCGGGCCTGA
- a CDS encoding Gfo/Idh/MocA family oxidoreductase has product MALRFGLFGTGHWAAQTHAVGLAGHPGARLVGVWGRDPAKAEVLAARHGAAAYREVDALLDDVDAVAVAVPPDVQAPIAVRAAEAGRHLLLDKPLAVTLDDADRIVAAAQRRQVASVVFFTSRFNPGMVEFLARSADGARSADSAGPTGGVWHGARGALFAAISEPGNPYGASPWRHTYGGLWDIGPHVLSIVLPVLGPVADVAAMDGPAGGLHLLLRHTGGAVSSLSLNLDGPPAAKTFDVTFFGEPGIVPVPHRDVTVVQAFHAAVDALVGQVAEGRPGHPCDVRFGREVVAVLAAAQAARTQRRTVVVAG; this is encoded by the coding sequence ATGGCGTTGCGGTTCGGACTGTTCGGCACCGGCCACTGGGCGGCGCAGACGCACGCCGTCGGGCTCGCCGGTCATCCTGGTGCCCGACTGGTCGGAGTCTGGGGCCGGGATCCGGCCAAGGCCGAGGTGCTCGCCGCACGTCACGGGGCGGCCGCGTACCGGGAGGTGGACGCGTTGCTCGACGACGTCGACGCGGTCGCCGTCGCGGTGCCGCCGGACGTCCAGGCACCGATCGCGGTCCGGGCCGCCGAGGCCGGCAGGCACCTGCTGCTGGACAAGCCGTTGGCGGTGACGCTGGACGACGCCGACCGGATCGTGGCCGCCGCGCAGCGCCGGCAGGTCGCCTCGGTGGTCTTCTTCACCAGCCGGTTCAATCCGGGCATGGTCGAGTTCCTGGCCCGGTCGGCTGACGGTGCCCGGTCCGCTGACAGCGCAGGTCCCACCGGCGGTGTCTGGCACGGGGCGAGGGGTGCCCTGTTCGCGGCGATCTCCGAGCCCGGCAACCCGTACGGTGCCTCGCCCTGGCGGCACACCTACGGCGGCCTGTGGGACATCGGCCCGCACGTACTGTCGATCGTGCTGCCGGTGCTCGGCCCGGTCGCCGACGTCGCCGCGATGGACGGCCCGGCCGGCGGCCTGCACCTGCTGCTGCGGCACACCGGCGGCGCGGTCAGCTCCCTGTCACTCAACCTCGACGGGCCACCGGCGGCGAAGACCTTCGACGTGACGTTCTTCGGCGAACCCGGGATCGTGCCGGTGCCGCACCGTGACGTGACCGTCGTTCAGGCCTTCCACGCCGCCGTCGACGCGCTGGTCGGCCAGGTCGCCGAGGGCCGTCCCGGCCACCCCTGCGACGTGCGGTTCGGCCGAGAGGTGGTCGCCGTACTGGCCGCCGCGCAGGCCGCCCGCACGCAGCGTCGTACCGTCGTCGTCGCCGGCTGA
- a CDS encoding DedA family protein produces MAVTVDTPPEQAGGLTGWVAGVIERLGEIGVGLLVALESVIPPIPSEVVLAMAGYLASQDRVNLVLVWLAATAGSLAGALLLYWLGAAIGEPRLRRWLDKLPLVDPEDLDSADRWFDRYGRWAVLFGRMVPIVRSLVSVPAGADRMPLTQFSVFTTLGSGVWNALFVGAGFALGSQWQQVERYSRWFDVAVFVLLGGVVVHWVVGQVRRRRRRAAADRHPAS; encoded by the coding sequence ATGGCCGTCACCGTCGACACCCCACCTGAGCAGGCGGGTGGCCTGACCGGCTGGGTGGCCGGCGTCATCGAACGTCTCGGCGAGATCGGCGTCGGACTGCTGGTGGCGCTGGAGAGTGTGATCCCGCCGATCCCCAGCGAGGTGGTCCTCGCGATGGCCGGCTACCTGGCCAGCCAGGACCGGGTCAACCTGGTCCTGGTGTGGCTCGCGGCGACCGCCGGTTCGCTGGCCGGCGCGCTGCTGCTCTACTGGCTGGGTGCGGCGATCGGCGAGCCACGACTGCGGCGCTGGTTGGACAAGCTGCCGCTGGTCGACCCGGAGGACCTGGACTCCGCCGACCGCTGGTTCGACCGGTACGGACGCTGGGCGGTGCTGTTCGGGCGGATGGTGCCGATCGTACGGAGTCTGGTCTCGGTGCCGGCCGGCGCCGACCGGATGCCGTTGACCCAGTTCAGCGTCTTCACCACGCTGGGCAGCGGGGTGTGGAACGCGTTGTTCGTCGGTGCCGGCTTCGCTCTCGGCTCGCAGTGGCAGCAGGTCGAGCGGTACAGCCGCTGGTTCGACGTCGCCGTGTTCGTACTCCTCGGTGGTGTGGTCGTGCACTGGGTGGTCGGGCAGGTACGGCGGCGGCGACGCCGGGCGGCGGCGGACCGCCACCCGGCGTCCTGA
- a CDS encoding LacI family DNA-binding transcriptional regulator: MATIYDVARQARVSPATVSRVVNGHANVDPVLADRVRQAMRELDYRPNALARNLRRSRTTLWAVLISDIGNPFFTALVRGVEDVAQQVGYSVVLCNTDEDPAKEARYLNAVLAEQVAGVLIAPSGAAGDLDRLTALRVPFVVIDRQLHGGRIDTVLVDNEHGARLATAHLAESGYRRIACITGRRGVYTASSRLAGYRLALADAGQPYREELVRYADFRTDGGYQAMADLLRMSPRPDALFAANNLMTVGAVECLVDQGVDVPAEMGVVGFDDLPWAHLVRPALTTVTQPTYELGEAAAHLLAARIADPDRAATTVTLPTKLQVRESSTRRKV; encoded by the coding sequence ATGGCGACCATCTACGACGTCGCGCGACAGGCGAGGGTCTCCCCGGCCACCGTGTCCCGGGTCGTCAACGGGCACGCCAACGTGGACCCGGTGCTTGCCGACCGGGTCCGGCAGGCGATGCGGGAGCTGGACTACCGGCCGAACGCGCTCGCCCGTAACCTGCGGCGCAGCCGGACGACACTGTGGGCGGTGCTGATCAGTGACATCGGCAACCCGTTCTTCACCGCCCTGGTCCGCGGGGTGGAGGACGTCGCCCAGCAGGTCGGCTACTCCGTGGTGCTGTGCAACACCGACGAGGATCCCGCCAAGGAGGCCCGCTACCTCAACGCCGTCCTCGCCGAGCAGGTCGCCGGGGTTCTCATCGCCCCGTCCGGCGCGGCCGGCGACCTGGACCGGCTGACCGCGCTACGGGTGCCGTTCGTGGTGATCGACCGGCAGCTGCACGGCGGCCGGATCGACACCGTACTGGTCGACAACGAGCACGGAGCCCGACTCGCCACCGCCCACCTGGCCGAGTCCGGTTACCGCCGGATCGCCTGTATCACCGGGCGGCGCGGCGTCTACACCGCCAGCAGCCGACTGGCCGGATACCGGCTGGCCCTGGCCGACGCCGGGCAGCCGTACCGGGAGGAGCTGGTCCGGTACGCCGACTTCCGCACCGACGGCGGCTACCAGGCGATGGCCGACCTGCTGCGGATGTCGCCCCGGCCGGACGCGCTGTTCGCCGCCAACAACCTGATGACCGTCGGCGCGGTCGAGTGCCTGGTCGACCAGGGCGTCGACGTGCCGGCGGAGATGGGCGTGGTCGGCTTCGACGATCTGCCGTGGGCACACCTGGTCCGCCCGGCGTTGACCACCGTCACACAGCCGACGTACGAGTTGGGTGAGGCCGCCGCGCACCTGCTCGCCGCCCGGATCGCGGACCCGGACCGGGCCGCGACCACGGTGACCCTGCCGACGAAGCTGCAGGTACGGGAGAGCTCGACCCGCCGCAAGGTGTGA
- a CDS encoding heavy metal translocating P-type ATPase, with protein sequence METDRTPHDRHDRHAAHGGHDKHAGHDPEMFRRRFWLSLALTVPVVVTSHMVMDWFGYSLDFTGMSLVGPVLGSVVFFYGGWPFLVGGVREIRDRAPGMMLLISMAITVAYVASLATNIGAVDLDFWWELAALVTIMLLGHWQEMKAIGQAQGALSALAALLPDDAEQITEDGRTHRVSVTELRAGDLVLVRSGGRVPADGRITDGAAELDESMITGESRPVRRGIGDPVVAGTVATDSTIRVRVEAVGEETALAGIQRLVAQAQAASGRAQVLADRFAALLFYVAMAAAVLTFVTWWAFGSLDQSVIRTVTVLVIACPHALGLAIPLVIALSTAVAAKAGILVKDRLALERMRTVDAVLFDKTGTLTKGAHTVTAVAAAPGHREDDVLRLAAAVEADSEHPLARAIVAAARSGPTSTATDFRSLTGRGVRADVDGTRYAVGGPALLRELDARMPPELPDTTEAWSARGAAVLHLLTLDGDRADVIGAIGLADEVRPEARQAIAELREQGIDKIVMITGDARPVAEAVAGDLGFRPGVDEIFAEVLPADKDRAVADLQARGLTVAMVGDGVNDAPALARADVGIAIGAGTDVAIESAGVVLASSDPRGVTGVIRLSKASYRKMVQNLGWAAGYNIVAIPLAAGALAWAGVTLSPAVGAILMSASTIVVALNAQLLRRVRLTPQDQ encoded by the coding sequence ATGGAGACGGACCGGACCCCGCACGACAGGCACGACAGGCACGCCGCCCACGGTGGGCACGACAAGCACGCCGGCCACGACCCGGAGATGTTCCGCCGCAGGTTCTGGCTGAGCCTGGCACTGACGGTGCCGGTCGTGGTCACCAGTCACATGGTGATGGACTGGTTCGGCTACTCGCTGGACTTCACCGGGATGTCCCTGGTCGGACCGGTGCTCGGCTCGGTGGTCTTCTTCTACGGCGGCTGGCCGTTCCTGGTCGGCGGGGTCCGGGAGATCCGCGACCGCGCCCCCGGCATGATGCTGCTGATCTCGATGGCGATCACCGTCGCCTACGTCGCCTCGCTGGCCACCAACATCGGCGCCGTCGACCTGGACTTCTGGTGGGAACTGGCGGCGCTGGTGACGATCATGCTGCTCGGCCACTGGCAGGAGATGAAGGCGATCGGTCAGGCGCAGGGTGCCCTGTCGGCGTTGGCGGCGCTGCTGCCCGACGACGCGGAGCAGATCACCGAGGACGGGCGGACCCACCGCGTGAGCGTGACCGAGCTGCGGGCCGGCGACCTTGTCCTGGTGCGCTCCGGCGGCCGGGTCCCCGCCGACGGACGGATCACCGACGGCGCGGCGGAGCTGGACGAGTCGATGATCACTGGCGAGTCCCGGCCGGTACGGCGGGGCATCGGTGACCCGGTGGTGGCCGGCACGGTGGCGACCGACTCGACGATCCGGGTACGGGTCGAGGCCGTCGGCGAGGAGACCGCCCTGGCCGGTATCCAACGCCTCGTCGCACAGGCCCAGGCCGCCAGCGGCCGGGCACAGGTGCTCGCGGACCGGTTCGCCGCGTTGCTGTTCTACGTGGCGATGGCCGCCGCAGTGCTGACCTTCGTCACGTGGTGGGCGTTCGGCAGCCTCGACCAGTCCGTGATCCGTACGGTGACCGTTCTGGTGATCGCCTGCCCACATGCCCTCGGCCTGGCGATCCCCCTGGTGATCGCCCTGTCGACGGCCGTGGCCGCCAAGGCCGGGATTCTGGTCAAGGACCGGCTGGCCCTGGAACGGATGCGGACCGTGGACGCGGTGCTGTTCGACAAGACCGGCACCTTGACCAAGGGCGCGCACACGGTCACCGCGGTCGCGGCGGCACCCGGGCACCGCGAGGACGACGTACTGCGGCTGGCCGCCGCGGTCGAGGCCGACAGCGAGCATCCACTGGCCCGGGCCATCGTGGCCGCCGCCCGCTCCGGACCGACGAGCACCGCGACCGACTTCCGGTCGCTGACCGGCCGGGGTGTGCGGGCGGACGTCGACGGCACCCGGTACGCCGTCGGCGGGCCGGCGCTGCTGCGCGAACTCGACGCCCGGATGCCGCCGGAGCTGCCGGACACGACCGAGGCGTGGTCGGCACGCGGCGCGGCCGTACTGCATCTGTTGACCCTCGACGGCGACCGCGCCGACGTGATCGGAGCGATCGGGTTGGCCGACGAGGTCCGACCGGAGGCTCGGCAGGCAATCGCCGAACTGCGCGAGCAGGGCATCGACAAGATCGTGATGATCACCGGCGACGCCCGACCGGTCGCTGAGGCCGTCGCCGGCGACCTCGGCTTCCGGCCCGGTGTGGACGAGATCTTCGCCGAGGTGCTGCCCGCCGACAAGGACCGGGCAGTGGCGGACCTGCAGGCGCGGGGACTCACCGTGGCGATGGTCGGCGACGGGGTCAACGATGCTCCGGCGCTGGCCCGCGCCGACGTCGGGATCGCGATCGGGGCCGGCACCGACGTCGCGATCGAGTCCGCCGGGGTCGTCCTCGCCTCGTCCGACCCGCGTGGGGTCACCGGAGTGATCCGGTTGTCGAAGGCCTCCTACCGCAAGATGGTCCAGAACCTGGGCTGGGCCGCCGGCTACAACATCGTGGCGATTCCGCTCGCGGCCGGCGCGCTGGCCTGGGCGGGAGTGACGCTGAGTCCGGCGGTCGGGGCGATCCTGATGTCCGCGTCCACCATCGTGGTCGCTCTCAACGCGCAACTGCTCCGCCGGGTACGACTCACCCCGCAGGACCAGTGA
- a CDS encoding DUF305 domain-containing protein: MHANRPLSGFSVAAAAAIAVAALATGCGDATSHDGGHTTSPSAAAGSSPAALHNQADISFAQGMIPHHQQAVEMAEVASSRAGDPQVKALAADIAAAQGPEIETMTTWLTEWGAPLPTEDPDPHGGAHGEAHDMPGMMTGQEMAALADAEGDQFDRMFLEMMIRHHEGAVEMAAIEQQQGRHPAAKALAEKIHADQTSEIALMRDLLDGR; this comes from the coding sequence ATGCACGCCAACCGACCATTGTCGGGTTTCTCCGTTGCGGCCGCAGCCGCCATCGCCGTGGCGGCCCTCGCCACCGGCTGCGGTGATGCCACTTCGCACGACGGTGGACACACCACCAGCCCATCCGCAGCCGCTGGCTCGTCGCCGGCCGCGCTGCACAACCAGGCGGACATCTCCTTCGCGCAGGGCATGATCCCGCACCACCAACAGGCCGTGGAGATGGCCGAAGTCGCGTCGAGCCGAGCCGGCGATCCACAGGTCAAAGCACTCGCGGCGGACATCGCGGCGGCACAGGGACCCGAGATCGAAACGATGACGACCTGGCTGACCGAGTGGGGCGCACCGCTGCCGACCGAGGATCCCGACCCGCACGGCGGTGCTCACGGCGAGGCGCACGACATGCCCGGAATGATGACAGGTCAGGAGATGGCGGCCCTGGCGGATGCCGAGGGCGACCAGTTCGACCGGATGTTCCTGGAGATGATGATCCGTCACCACGAGGGCGCGGTGGAGATGGCCGCCATCGAACAGCAGCAGGGTCGCCATCCGGCGGCGAAGGCCCTGGCCGAGAAGATCCACGCCGACCAGACCAGCGAGATCGCGCTGATGCGCGACTTGCTCGACGGTCGCTGA
- the erm gene encoding ErmE/ErmH/ErmO/ErmR family 23S rRNA (adenine(2058)-N(6))-methyltransferase yields the protein MTRPARDDHAARAVSAADAVPAARRGAADRTRRAYSQTNLSDRLAIDRVVRAARVTGSLTVEVGAGTGQLTGPLARSRARAGGRLLAYEVDPALAGRLARRCAALPNVTVLAADFLAAAPPAEPFDVVGNIPYAATAPIVAWCLRAPALQAATLVTQLEYARKRTGDFGRWSRLTVRTWPVFDWRLAGRITRTAFRPVPVVDGGILRLTRRPVPLVPAAALPAYQQLVDLGFSGVGGSVAASLRRRFPQRRVSAALRANRIDADALAGQLWPEQWIALFRLLQA from the coding sequence GTGACCCGCCCTGCCCGTGACGACCATGCTGCCCGTGCGGTATCCGCCGCCGATGCCGTACCCGCCGCCCGCCGCGGTGCCGCCGACCGCACCCGACGCGCCTACTCCCAGACCAACCTGTCCGACCGGCTCGCGATCGACCGGGTCGTGCGGGCCGCCCGAGTGACCGGGTCGCTGACCGTCGAGGTCGGCGCCGGCACCGGCCAGCTGACCGGCCCACTGGCCCGCTCCCGGGCCCGCGCCGGTGGCCGCCTGCTCGCCTACGAGGTCGATCCGGCGCTGGCCGGGCGGCTCGCCCGGCGCTGCGCCGCGCTGCCGAACGTGACCGTACTGGCGGCGGACTTCCTGGCCGCCGCGCCGCCGGCGGAACCGTTCGACGTGGTCGGCAACATTCCGTACGCGGCGACCGCGCCGATCGTGGCCTGGTGCCTGCGGGCACCCGCGCTGCAGGCGGCCACGCTGGTGACCCAACTCGAGTACGCCCGTAAACGCACCGGTGACTTCGGCCGGTGGTCCCGGCTGACCGTGCGTACCTGGCCGGTGTTCGACTGGCGACTCGCCGGACGGATCACGCGGACCGCGTTCCGTCCGGTGCCTGTGGTCGACGGCGGCATCCTGCGGTTGACCCGCCGGCCGGTGCCGCTGGTGCCGGCGGCCGCGCTGCCGGCGTACCAGCAGCTCGTCGATCTCGGCTTCAGCGGGGTGGGCGGCTCGGTGGCCGCCTCGCTGCGGCGCCGCTTCCCGCAACGGCGGGTGTCCGCCGCGTTGCGGGCGAACCGGATCGACGCCGACGCGCTCGCCGGGCAGCTCTGGCCCGAACAGTGGATCGCGCTGTTCCGGCTGCTCCAGGCGTGA
- a CDS encoding alpha-amylase family protein codes for MSDRWFSKAVVYCLDIDTFVDSNGDGVGDIPGLIGRLDYLARLGVTCLWLHPIHPSPGRDDGYDVTDFYNVDPRFGTLGDFAELLHQAGNRGIRVIIDLVVNHTSDQHPWFESARSSPDSPYRDWYVWSDTEPSDRYQGMVFPGEQHETWSYDRSAKAWYYHRFYRFQPDLDIRNEQVRDEIKKIMSFWLQLGVAGFRMDAVPFIIEHTTPGKPSSPKDFDVLTELRQHVQWRRGDAVLLAEANVEPDQLVDYFADAGGSANRLHMLFDFMLNGRLLLALARQDPEPVIEALRDTPALPAGASWATFLRNHDEIDLSRLTATQRGEVYAQFGPEEHMRLYGRGIRRRLAPMLGNDRRRIELAYSLQFTLRGTPVLRYGEEIGMGEDLSLDGREAIRTPMQWSPLRNAGFSTADPADLVRPIVDDDEYGYRTVNVTTQRRDRGSLLAWFERMIRTLREAPEVGAGACTHVDVPAPPGVLVHRADDHSGAMLFLHNLGAEPATVDLGDLFDDAELPTEVLADQDYPSVGTLDALDLDGYGYRWIRLRLRTGYDVGAS; via the coding sequence ATGAGCGACCGCTGGTTCAGCAAGGCGGTCGTCTACTGTCTGGATATCGACACTTTCGTCGACTCCAATGGGGACGGGGTCGGCGACATTCCGGGGCTGATCGGTCGCCTCGACTATCTGGCCCGACTCGGCGTCACCTGTCTGTGGTTGCACCCGATCCACCCGTCGCCCGGCCGCGACGACGGCTACGACGTCACCGACTTCTACAACGTCGACCCGCGCTTCGGCACCCTGGGTGACTTCGCCGAACTGCTGCACCAGGCTGGCAACCGGGGTATCCGGGTGATCATCGACCTGGTCGTCAACCACACCTCCGACCAGCATCCGTGGTTCGAGTCGGCCCGATCGTCGCCGGACTCGCCGTACCGCGACTGGTACGTCTGGTCCGACACCGAGCCCAGCGACCGCTACCAGGGCATGGTCTTTCCCGGCGAGCAGCACGAGACGTGGAGCTACGACCGGAGCGCCAAGGCCTGGTACTACCACCGGTTCTACCGGTTCCAGCCGGACCTCGACATCCGCAACGAGCAGGTCCGCGACGAGATCAAGAAGATCATGTCGTTCTGGCTGCAGCTCGGCGTCGCCGGGTTCCGGATGGACGCGGTGCCGTTCATCATCGAGCACACCACGCCGGGCAAGCCGTCGTCACCGAAGGACTTCGACGTCCTCACCGAACTGCGCCAGCACGTCCAGTGGCGGCGCGGCGACGCCGTTCTGCTCGCCGAGGCCAACGTCGAACCGGACCAGCTCGTCGACTACTTCGCCGACGCCGGCGGCTCGGCCAACCGGCTGCACATGCTCTTCGACTTCATGCTCAACGGCCGGCTGCTGCTCGCCCTGGCCCGGCAGGACCCGGAGCCGGTCATCGAGGCGCTGCGCGACACCCCGGCGCTGCCGGCAGGTGCCTCCTGGGCCACGTTCCTGCGCAACCACGACGAGATCGACCTGTCCCGGCTGACCGCCACCCAACGCGGCGAGGTGTACGCCCAGTTCGGCCCGGAGGAACACATGCGGCTGTACGGGCGCGGCATCCGCCGCCGGCTCGCCCCGATGCTCGGCAACGACCGGCGCCGCATCGAGTTGGCGTACTCGCTGCAGTTCACCCTGCGCGGCACCCCGGTGCTGCGCTACGGCGAGGAGATCGGCATGGGTGAGGACCTGTCGCTGGACGGCCGGGAGGCGATCCGTACCCCGATGCAGTGGTCGCCGCTGCGTAACGCCGGGTTCTCCACCGCCGACCCGGCCGACCTGGTCCGCCCGATCGTCGACGACGACGAGTACGGCTACCGCACGGTCAACGTCACCACGCAGCGCCGTGACCGGGGCTCGCTGCTCGCCTGGTTCGAGCGCATGATCCGTACGCTGCGGGAGGCCCCGGAGGTCGGTGCCGGCGCCTGTACGCACGTCGACGTGCCCGCCCCGCCGGGCGTCCTGGTGCACCGCGCCGACGACCACAGCGGCGCGATGCTCTTCCTGCACAACCTCGGGGCCGAGCCGGCCACCGTCGACCTCGGTGACCTCTTTGACGACGCTGAGCTGCCCACCGAGGTGCTGGCCGACCAGGACTACCCGTCGGTCGGCACGCTCGACGCCCTCGACCTCGACGGGTACGGCTACCGCTGGATCCGGCTGCGGCTGCGCACCGGTTACGACGTCGGAGCCAGCTGA
- a CDS encoding cellulose binding domain-containing protein: protein MRPVRIVAPVLAAVLAVAGVIWAAGPALAAGPTATFVKTSDWGSGWEGRITVTNGGTATLTSWTVAFDLPAGTTVGTYWDALLTVSGQRFTFTNRSWNGSIAPGASVSFGFLGSGPGAPLHCTVNGAACGGQQPPPTTAPPTSAPPTTAPPTTAPPTTAPPTTPPPTGDGLPKHFLTGYWHNFDNPAVELRLRDVPAEYDLIAVAFAEATSVPGQVTFGIDPGLSAALGGYTDAQFAADVATLHQRGKKVIISIGGETGRVAVNDAASASALADSLYRLIQQYGFDGVDIDLENGLNPTYMAQAMRTLRSRTGPGLIITMAPQTIDMQSPSVSYFKLALDIRDILTVVHTQFYNSGSMLGCDQAFAYSQGTVNFMTALACLQLEAGLRPDQVALGLPAGPGAAGGGVVAPTMVNQALDCLARGTSCGSFRPPRTYPGIRGAMTWSINWDVSNGNAFARTVKPHLATLP, encoded by the coding sequence ATGAGACCCGTACGGATAGTCGCCCCGGTGCTGGCTGCGGTCCTCGCCGTCGCAGGGGTGATCTGGGCGGCCGGCCCGGCGCTCGCCGCCGGCCCCACCGCGACCTTCGTCAAGACCTCCGACTGGGGCAGCGGCTGGGAAGGCCGGATCACCGTGACCAACGGCGGTACGGCGACCCTCACCAGCTGGACCGTCGCCTTCGACCTGCCCGCCGGCACCACGGTCGGCACCTACTGGGACGCCCTGCTGACCGTCTCCGGCCAGCGGTTCACCTTCACCAACCGCAGTTGGAACGGCAGCATCGCACCCGGCGCGTCGGTCTCCTTCGGGTTCCTCGGCAGCGGTCCGGGCGCACCGCTGCACTGCACCGTCAACGGGGCGGCCTGTGGTGGCCAGCAGCCGCCACCCACCACCGCGCCACCCACCTCGGCCCCACCGACCACCGCCCCGCCCACGACCGCTCCACCGACCACCGCCCCGCCCACGACCCCACCGCCCACCGGTGACGGGCTGCCGAAACACTTCCTCACCGGCTACTGGCACAACTTCGACAATCCGGCCGTCGAACTGCGGCTGCGCGACGTCCCGGCCGAGTACGACCTGATCGCCGTCGCCTTCGCCGAGGCCACCAGCGTCCCCGGTCAGGTCACCTTCGGCATCGACCCGGGCCTGTCCGCCGCGCTCGGCGGCTACACCGACGCCCAGTTCGCCGCCGACGTCGCCACGCTGCACCAGCGCGGCAAGAAGGTGATCATCTCCATCGGTGGGGAGACCGGCCGGGTCGCGGTCAACGACGCGGCGTCGGCGAGCGCCCTGGCCGACAGCCTGTACCGGCTGATCCAGCAGTACGGCTTCGACGGCGTCGACATCGACCTGGAGAACGGGCTCAACCCGACCTACATGGCCCAGGCGATGCGGACGCTGCGCAGCCGTACCGGGCCGGGGCTGATCATCACGATGGCGCCGCAGACGATCGACATGCAGTCGCCGTCGGTGTCGTACTTCAAGCTGGCTCTGGACATTCGCGACATCCTGACCGTGGTGCACACCCAGTTCTACAACTCCGGCTCGATGCTCGGCTGCGATCAGGCCTTCGCCTACAGCCAGGGCACGGTCAACTTCATGACCGCCCTGGCCTGCCTGCAGCTGGAAGCCGGCCTGCGGCCCGACCAGGTGGCGCTCGGTCTGCCCGCCGGCCCCGGAGCGGCCGGCGGCGGTGTCGTCGCCCCGACCATGGTCAACCAGGCCCTCGACTGCCTGGCCCGGGGGACCAGTTGCGGCAGTTTCCGGCCGCCACGTACCTACCCCGGCATCCGGGGTGCGATGACCTGGTCGATCAACTGGGACGTCAGCAACGGCAACGCGTTCGCCCGTACCGTCAAGCCGCACCTGGCGACGCTGCCCTGA